One genomic window of Aptenodytes patagonicus chromosome 19, bAptPat1.pri.cur, whole genome shotgun sequence includes the following:
- the RNF186 gene encoding E3 ubiquitin-protein ligase RNF186, translating to MEKSTDKLNNENGLTAPGVPQAEKDSPAPTAEGAAELSRAGPRTENAADVKRLELTEEHIKEMERPSGTEQDSPDAFKPAISERDCPNSKPLVMLTDPNSPKVCSFEMNHRCSTTTSIDMDCLVCFNKYNVYRVPKLLDCQHAFCAVCLKLILRKEESTWIITCPLCRKATFVSGGLIRTLQNKEDIMEHLENPDSNPEVHISAIGLDSDSWTQTSQDTLHRDENVPADNRLAIQRLVLLLLLVVILTILILPFIYSGLIKWVICLMLTLGLVMSMVLCCTPKFYWRCNRDSLTSRHKETHITAIA from the coding sequence ATGGAGAAATCCACTGACAAGCTAAACAATGAAAACGGATTGACAGCTCCTGGAGTACCACAGGCTGAAAAGGACAGTCCTGCGCCCACTGCGGAAGGTGCTGCAGAATTGAGCAGAGCAGGACCCCGAACAGAAAACGCTGCAGACGTGAAGAGGCTGGAACTCACTGAAGAACATATTAAAGAAATGGAGAGACCTTCAGGCACAGAGCAAGACAGTCCTGATGCCTTTAAACCAGCGATTTCGGAAAGAGACTGTCCTAACTCAAAGCCTCTTGTTATGCTAACGGACCCAAACTCTCCCAAAGTATGCAGTTTTGAAATGAACCACCGCTGTTCAACCACAACATCCATTGATATGGACTGCCTAGTCTGCTTCAACAAGTACAACGTCTACAGAGTACCAAAGCTCCTGGACTGCCAGCATGCCTTCTGCGCAGTCTGCCTCAAGCTCATCCTCAGGAAAGAAGAGAGTACCTGGATAATCACCTGCCCCCTGTGCAGAAAAGCCACTTTTGTGTCAGGAGGACTCATCCGCACACTTCAAAATAAAGAAGACATCATGGAGCACTTGGAAAACCCCGATTCAAACCCTGAGGTACACATCTCTGCCATAGGGCTGGACAGCGATAGCTGGACTCAGACCAGCCAAGACACTTTACACAGAGACGAAAATGTTCCAGCAGACAACAGACTGGCGATCCAGAGGCttgtgctgctcctgctgcttgtgGTGATTCTTACTATCCTCATCCTCCCGTTTATATACTCTGGGCTGATAAAATGGGTGATTTGTCTCATGCTTACTTTGGGGTTGGTCATGTCTATGGTGCTTTGCTGCACTCCTAAATTCTACTGGAGGTGTAACAGGGACTCGCTCACCTCCCGCCACAAGGAGACCCACATCACTGCTATTGCCTGA